A segment of the Polyodon spathula isolate WHYD16114869_AA chromosome 14, ASM1765450v1, whole genome shotgun sequence genome:
ACTGCCACTAGTTAGCACAGGCAGTCATTTAGTGATTGCTCTAATTGCAGAGCTGAGTAAGCTTTAAGAAGGCCCCTGGGGGGAATGAAGGCAAGCTCTCACCCACACTACCTAGCTGTTCATACACAGAGACCGTTTGGACACACATCAAAGGTGAGTTTTGAGTCAGAGCCAAAAAATAAGTTTAATGTTAACAGTATTGCAGCCCTAATCAAATTGAAAATCCAAGATAATTATCAACAAATATATGCCGGTATACGTTTTGACGAAAGACGAAAGACATCATTTTAAAGGTTTTCGGGGGCGCATCTGGTAAAAACACCAGCGCTTGGAACACTGAGGGAGTCATGCCAGCATGGTTTCAATCCCGCTCACAGCAAGTTTATGATCCACAAGGAGCGCTGCATTGACCTTTACATTCCTGCAAGACTGGGGAGAACACTGCAAACCCTCACGAACTGGCCTTTTCAAACtgctaaaaaaattaattaaaaaaaagtagacTTATCGGTTCAGTGTTGGTCAAGGTCtggaatttaaaaatactttctCGTCAGAAGTgattctgctctctctctctcattgcagGACAAACTGGAGAGAAGGGCACGCCTCTGTTCAAATGATCAGGGTTAATATCTCACCCCTAAACTATTCAACAGTCAGTGGCAGTCTTTCATTGAAGGTGTTGAGAAAGACACCcagttgaaatgtttcttttcGTTTTTTCTAGGGTTATTCCTCCCTTGTGAATCAGGCTGCTGTTCAGTGTACACCAGAACTTCGATTGCACTGAACCTGGAATCAGATGAAAAGTGAAGCAGCTGCCTTCCCCACTGACGCCCGCAGTGCTGCCCACCCCTCCCCATGCACGGAGCTGATCTGCACACAGCGCTCTAATCCCCTGCTCAAGCCTTGCAGCCTCCCCAGCCCTGGCGCAACTAAATACAGGAAAacatatttctgttttaatattgaGCTATCCATTCATAAGCCagttaaataactttaaaagaaacctgtttaagcttaaaaaaaaccaCCTATTCAcctttctagttttgtaacttgCGCAGGGGTAATTTACATCATggaattaaaaaaactgaaaatcccTCATCTCCATGAGTCTGGTGGTTAGAACAGAGGGAGTGGGAGGCAGAATTTGATATAACCAACGTGGGCTTAATGAAAAAGCTGCAGCCGTGTGGTGCTGTACCTGCTGTGCAGCGTGTTCGGCTGTGCAGGTCCGGGAGGGAGGACAGGTCGTCAGAGCTGATGTCCCCcaggctggggctggggctgagCTCCAGGTCAGAGTCCTGGTCTAGCGGCTCAGGATGGGGCTCCCCTGCTCGTCTGGTCCTGTGGCTGCCCTGAACACGGCTGCTACAGAGTCCTGCGGGATGGAGAGACGCTGAGCAGAGGAGCAGCAGGCTAAAAATAACATCCATCATTTATTATAGGTCGATTTGGTCAATGAATTACAATACAGTCAAAAAGTTATTTGTTTCCATTTATTATCCAGTGCACTTGTATAGATATAACTGATTTCATAAGCTACCATGTAGGAACAGCTTCCAAGTGAACTATTCATACGTGATCTATGCATTCAATCAGAATAGTGTCCTGAACCTTTCCTCAAGAGTAAGAAACTTGGGACCAGAGGCACAGTAAATAGGAGTGCTTCATCTACAATGTGCAGACCAGCACTATACAGTGCTTACTCAGACACATTAAAACAAGCCCGTCTGACCAGTTACATTCCTCTCACCACAGCTGTGACTACCAAATTAGAGCAATCAGTGTCATCAACAAGTAAATCACCACGGCCTTCACACCCACACCATGTGCACATGTGAAAATGAAAGTGCAACATGCATTGGATACGCAGCACACACATGCTGTTCCAGAGAAGCGCTCGGCTCTTTGTCTTACCCGTCCTCGCTGTCAGCGTGCTGCTCTGATCCAGTCTGCCAACACTCCGCTTCAGGCTTCTCACTTCTTCCTTCAGATCCATGACTGACGATCTGTGAACACAAGGAAGCACACTGGAGCTTCAGAGGGGAGAGCTGGGTAAGTGcataggaggcagtgtgctctagtggtctgagctgagggactgggaggcagtgtgctctagtggtctgagctgagggactgggaggcagtgtgctctagtggtctgagctgagggactgggaggcagtgtgcgctagtggtctgagctgagggactgggaggcagtgtgctctagtggtctgagctgagggactgggaggcagtgtgctctagtggtctGAGCTGAGACTgagaggcagtgtgctctagtggtctgagctgagggactgggaggcagtgtgctctagtggtctgagctgagggactgggaggcagtgtgctctagtggtctgagctgagggactgggaggcagtgtgctctagtggtctgagctgagggactgggaggcagtgtgctctagtggtctgagctgagggactgggaggcagtgtgccctagtggtctgagctgagggactgggaggcagtgtggtctagcggtctgagctgagggactgggaggcagtgtgctctagcggtctgagctgagggactgggaggcagtgtgctctagtggtctgagctgagggactgggaggcagtgtgctctagtggtctgagctgagggactgggaggcagtgtgctctagtggtctgagctgagggactgggaggcagtgtgctctagtggtctGAGCTGagactgagaggcagtgtggtctagcggtccgagctgagggactgggaggcagtgtggtctagcggtctgaactgagggactgggaggctgtgtggtgtAGTGTTTTAATTCATAGTTGAACAGAGGCTCTCGTGTTTTAGATGAGCACAGACTCTTGTTTTAACCTGAAGATTGAGAAGACGGCAGTGCTGCCTTTCTGAAAATCCGAGAACAGAGAGGGCTAGACAAGAAGCTGgctaaaagtaataaaaagacTGAACTGCTTACCAGGAAAAAGTTGCCATTCATAATAACAGTAATTGCATTAGAGAGGCAAAGAACTGTGAACTAAATTTAAACCTGAAAGAAGCAATCAGatgcactcacacacgcacacacgagTGGCACAGACAGTTCTTTAACAAATGTTTAATTAGAACACAGCTGTAGTAAAAAATGTTGGGGATAAGATTTTGAGTGCTGTCCCTCCCCTGCTGTACCTGATGTGTTTGAACTCCTGCTCAGTGTAGTGGTGATTAGAGAGCACTTTACTCAGGTCTACAGAGTGAGACCGGTGCCCGTCTGTCAGCCCTTCCAGGGTCTGAGAGAAAAGAGAGAAAGCAGGCTGGTCGAAAAGCGGTTAGGGTTGGACACCCCCCTGCCCCACTGCTGCTATTGCCCTGTCCTGgtaggatttatatatatatatatatatatatatatatatatatatatatatatatatatatatatatatatatatatatatatatatatatatatatatagtgctgctCCAATATTGAAGATACTTACTGGAGCTGCAAGTTTACAACAGGTCTTAAGGTCTAACCCACCAGCGCCCCCCTGTGGCTACAGAGGGACCTCTGTTACCCCACTCAGACACCTTACTTATTAAatgtcttggtatccctgaattgCTAATCATCccctctttaaatatatgcataaGATTTTAAAGATCAAGCCATCTCACAAGTGCTGTGGTACGCCAACATGTTATCCATTTATAGCGGTGTACAACAGCTACGGGTGATGCTTTTATAGCCCAGTTTTGTTCACAGTTTATTGCATTGATTTATTTGAAGCACCCCTTGCTATTAAAAACCatttcccccccaccccactgtcCCAGAGAGGCAGCGATGGTCAGCTGGACGCGAGTCATCCCTACCTTGCTGTTCCTCTCCAGCGATCGTTTCATCTCCCTGGTTTCAGAACCCTTGTTCAAAAGCTCATCCTCCTGCCTCCCTTGGGAAAGCGAATTGAGGGTCAGAACATTCAAAGCGCTTTGAAACACCTTTCACCGGACTGAGAGTACAACTGAGAGGAAAAGGCTTTGATGCATCTCCTGAACTTATATAATAGCATGTGGTCTATACAGAATATAGCAATGTATGATCTAAACAGCACACATGAAGATACAGAAATACACTGATCAAGACTCCTCGTCAAAATGTTTGTTAGAACTGCAGCACATTTTTGATGGATCGTGGATCTTAGTAGTGCTGAACCTTAAGCTTGGAACCCTGCTGTATCGCAGACctgcagtaagtaaacaacaGTAGGATTACTATAGAGCTGGAGAGTGGAGGTATTCATTCAATGCTGTTTATATTATCAAAATGGACCAACTGGGCTCTGGTGCACAGAACTATAGGACAGCAGCAGACTTTCACTGTTAACAGCAATCTAAAAAGCAGCGTGGACACTAACATGCAGCACACAGCTATGCTCAGGAATGATCTGGTCCTGCAGTGAACAGTGCAGGCGGTTCACAGACAACTGCACCTGGAACACAGCTGAGATTACACACCCCAGGCAATCACACTGCTGTTTACTCATTATTCTGAAAATGAATAATTTGACTGCAACGTGGGTGCAAGTTGCCAGCCCACTCTCTTCGGTATATTGGACCTCCTGTGGCTATACAAATATGAATAAAGAAAAGTAGCTTGAGGGTAACGGCAGCAAAATCTTCAAAGAACAGTTAAAGTATGAACAGCTGTCGAATCCTGCATTAATACATGAGCGACATTGACAAACCAAactaagcatcaaaagaaaacGGTCTTGTTGAAATAAGCATCGATGTAGTGTCTGACACCTGGAAGAAGCCTCTTTTCGGTTGCCTTGTTCGATGTTTTCTCAATCAAACCTTCGCCTCCATATCACAAGCGAGCATCTATTCTGGATCAGggtgctgcactgtgtgtgtgtgtgcgtgtgcgtgtgcgtgttggAAGCACAGCTCCTAAAGTGATATAAAACCCGTCCACAATGCATGACCCCTTCCATCAGTGCCCCCCACGCTGCTAATTAAACAGCTCTGTAAAGTGTTCTCGACAGGTACAGGAGACACTAAGCTGCGCACTCTGAAAGCAGCATTCTAATGACGCTGTCCTCTGTGGGTGGATGTGAGCGGATACAGGTGGAGGGTCACCTACTCAGCTGCAGTTTAATGTGATCAACCTCTCTCCTCAGCATCTCGCACTCCTCACGCAGCAGCTTCTtgctagaaagaaagaaaagcttgTGAGTTGCAGTTATCCAGGGTGCGCTCTTCGGCACACAAGTTAATTCTTATCGAGATGTTTCTGGGTCTGGTTGGCATGGGCACAGCAGCTGGTAGCTTAGGCAGAGTTTTGAaagactatttatttttattttttttgtgcaatacacAGCTCCTGTATCTGTCCTTGCTAAATGTCCCCTTGGTCTAAATCAGAGTTGTCCAACCATTTGGGCTAAAAGAGCCATACTGATGACCTGGAGTTCCTATAGAaccatatcaaataaataaaatatcacaacACAGCATGACACTCTTGACACAGCTTCAGTAGTTTTGTGTGCATTAAATGGTAGATGTATGATGGGGAGCCATGCTCCTGTGGATATTGGTGCgctactttgtttgttttattatagtattattattatgatttatggtATATAACGGAGAGAAGCCAGTattggtattttattattgtattgcagGACGAGCAAGGTGTCGTCTGTCATGTTAGTGTGCTGTATTGTTTAATGTTACAATTACCTCATGGGAATGCGTGACTGACCAGttactgagtatttaattagctgacagtcacgcatccttatttaacccatgcaaaatgtgaccgagggataacAATATAATTGTGTTAGCCAGTTAGTACCTCAGTTACGACTATAAAGATCTGCAGTTCAGCTGCACACGAGGAGGGTGTTCCAGAGTTTAACATCAATGTTGCTGCACTGTGACTCTACCCAAGGCTACAGATTGCCATTGTAGTCTTTTCAAACCTATCAGTAGATAACATGGAGCTCAATGAGCCGTCGCTGGCTCTGGAGCCCACCGTTGAACATCCCAGCTTTGAACTCTATTTGGTTTACCTGTCCTGTATCTTTTGCTGCCCCTGGCTGCcggctctctctgcctctctctgtaGCTGACCTCTCAGGCTGTACAGCTCAGTGGTCACCTCCCTCTTCCACTCCTCCACTCTCCCCTCCAGCCCCCGCTCTGGGCTCCTCCGCCTCTCCTCCTCCCCATGGGACCGCAACCTGCGCACCTCCTCTGCAACCCCCGGAGAGCACAGTGAAGCTGAGCGTGTGCAATGGTCTTACCTTCAGTTTTGACTTTGGCTTCTTCTGTGCCCACGTGAACCGCTGTGACTAGCGCCACTCACACATCCTGCAAGGTTAACTGATGAATTGCAACATCAGCCCCGACACCATTAGGAGATCTGCCATGCTTTACCATCAGGGATGCAAACAAGaattccattgcatagcagtttgatctaatACCTTTTGCacaacagtttgatccattccattTCATtatgagtttaacaagacacacctgagcttgttacctatacaccagggctaatcaagtttgtattaaaacctggaatgggtaaaaatgctatgcaacaggagtcttatttccatttaaTTTCAATATTGAAGACATGGAGAAAGACTAGCAGTCGTTGAACTTATTAAGTTTTTTTGAGTATATCTAAATTGagctaaacaaacacaatgaaagaGATCAATAGAAGTCGTGGGGCCTGACCCTCTAGTGTCTGTATGCGGTGTTGCTGCAGCTCCCGGTCCTTCTCCAGCCTCAGAACCGCCCGAGTGAGGGACTCTATCAcctggagggagaggagaggagatgaagAGAGGAGAGACAACACGATGAACAGGCTTCGTGGATCAGAGCTACCTTTCACATGCTGCCAATGTGTCCCTGAACAAAAAATTTCAGAACTAATACAACCCTCCTAAAACTCATGAAATTGTTTCACAGATGGTTCCACAGACCCTGAACAGTACTAATTTGGGACTACGTAACGAGCACGAactagggtctgtgaaaccagatgtaAATAAGTCATGCAAACCCAAGCCTGGGTCTCTGTAAACCAGCCTGCCGTGCTGCGCGGAGCGATTTTTTTTAGTCTGTTATTTTGATTATTGGTATAGGAACTGAAGTTCCCTTTAGGAGCAGAGTCTGAG
Coding sequences within it:
- the LOC121326788 gene encoding sarcolemmal membrane-associated protein-like isoform X3; translated protein: MDRGDLAGVHTKLESQSRVIESLTRAVLRLEKDRELQQHRIQTLEEEVRRLRSHGEEERRRSPERGLEGRVEEWKREVTTELYSLRGQLQREAERAGSQGQQKIQDSKKLLREECEMLRREVDHIKLQLRRQEDELLNKGSETREMKRSLERNSKTLEGLTDGHRSHSVDLSKVLSNHHYTEQEFKHIRSSVMDLKEEVRSLKRSVGRLDQSSTLTARTGLCSSRVQGSHRTRRAGEPHPEPLDQDSDLELSPSPSLGDISSDDLSSLPDLHSRTRCTAESKYATGLSSELEGSDSSETGSDLRDDGDVASFAANLDELSDSPCELNLSDL
- the LOC121326788 gene encoding sarcolemmal membrane-associated protein-like isoform X1, whose translation is MNWDTQLRSILSTTDGNLAQIRERLNTAGSFLRGYLFGYLPHALHMLVLDELGDSLDLKSLLYQEPSPSRSYLEPLPPRMDRGDLAGVHTKLESQSRVIESLTRAVLRLEKDRELQQHRIQTLEEEVRRLRSHGEEERRRSPERGLEGRVEEWKREVTTELYSLRGQLQREAERAGSQGQQKIQDSKKLLREECEMLRREVDHIKLQLRRQEDELLNKGSETREMKRSLERNSKTLEGLTDGHRSHSVDLSKVLSNHHYTEQEFKHIRSSVMDLKEEVRSLKRSVGRLDQSSTLTARTGLCSSRVQGSHRTRRAGEPHPEPLDQDSDLELSPSPSLGDISSDDLSSLPDLHSRTRCTAESKYATGLSSELEGSDSSETGSDLRDDGDVASFAANLDELSDSPCELNLSDL
- the LOC121326788 gene encoding sarcolemmal membrane-associated protein-like isoform X2, which translates into the protein MNWDTQLRSILSTTDGNLAQIRERLNTAGSFLRDELGDSLDLKSLLYQEPSPSRSYLEPLPPRMDRGDLAGVHTKLESQSRVIESLTRAVLRLEKDRELQQHRIQTLEEEVRRLRSHGEEERRRSPERGLEGRVEEWKREVTTELYSLRGQLQREAERAGSQGQQKIQDSKKLLREECEMLRREVDHIKLQLRRQEDELLNKGSETREMKRSLERNSKTLEGLTDGHRSHSVDLSKVLSNHHYTEQEFKHIRSSVMDLKEEVRSLKRSVGRLDQSSTLTARTGLCSSRVQGSHRTRRAGEPHPEPLDQDSDLELSPSPSLGDISSDDLSSLPDLHSRTRCTAESKYATGLSSELEGSDSSETGSDLRDDGDVASFAANLDELSDSPCELNLSDL